The Candidatus Omnitrophota bacterium DNA window TTTCGTCCTCGACCATTTTTTTGCCTTGCCGATAACGGCAAATGGCATCCAATGGTCTGGCGCCAGAGCATGTAAGAATCCTATTGAAAGAGTCGAAACCATTAATAGAAAATAGCTTTTGTTCATACTGCCTCCATCTCGGATAATTATACCAAAACATTCTTATCTTTTCAGCAATATTAAGTTGTGCTATAATCGGGCCATGGCAAAAAAATTCGCCGGTATATTCTTACTTAAGGTGATCGCGCTTATAATAATAAAGGATACGATTGAGTCCTTCGGCGATCTCTTCTTCAAGATGGGCACCCTCTCTACCGGTATTTCGAATGTAACGATGGCCAATGTGCTTGAATTTGCCTCAAGAGTGACATCTAATCCGTGGCTATGGGTGGGAGTCATCCTATACCTCGCCAACTTTTTCCTATGGATAGCCCTTTTATCGAGAGTAGACTTGAGCATAGCATTCCCGATGTCGAGCCTTACATATATTATAGTGCCTTTTTTGGCAATAGCATTTCTTCAAGAAAAAGTCGCGCCTATCAGATGGGCCGGCATACTCTTTATTATAATAGGTGTAAGCTTATCCGGGCGCGCGGCGAGTAATAATAAAGGCGGGGTAACCTGATGAGCCTTAAACTTATTATTCTAATAGTGCTTGCGGAGATATTCATATGCTCGGCGCAATTTCTATTTAAGACAGGCGCTAACAAGCTTAAATTCCACAATCTTAATACGATAAATGGATATATAACATTTATAAAATCATCATTGGCTATTCCGGCAATATGGGGAGGCTTGCTGCTAAACGCATTTGCCGTGGTGGTATGGATACTGGTGCTCACGCTCGTTGACTTAAGCCTCGCGATACCCTTGGACAGCATTCACTATGTATTGATACTTATAGGCTCACATTTCTTTCTTAAAGAGCGCCTTACCTGGGAAAGAGTAGCGGCTACGCTATTTATTGCCGGCGGGATAGTGCTTGTAGCTCTTGGCTAAGAAGGTAGTAGAAGTTCCAATATCCTGATATTTGTCGCTTCGTTCACGGAATCTATTATAGACTGATCTTTGTCCATAGCGCTGAAATGGCGCGGGTGGCCGATATCGTTAATGGCCGTTCTTATAAATCCTTCCGCCTTTACCAAAGAATAATCGCCTGTTATATCGAGGCCTGCGATCTGACAATTCTCTTTTATAAAATTTAGCATGAGTAACAAGTCTCCCAAATCAAGAGCGCCCTCTTCCCAGTTGGTAAGCGAATACCGATCGTATAGACAATCCTTATCTATCGTGACATAGACTTTTTTTGTAGGAAGGCGGCGTAATATATGCAGAAAAAATTCGGCTATATTCTTGTCTTTAAGCTCCTGCCAATATATCTCATTAAAAAATAGCCCATTTTTAACCGTTATCGATATATTTTTCGGTATATTCTTTAAAAAAACTTTTGTCGGTTTATGCTGATAAGGATATATCTCCACCCTATCGTCCTTTAATAAATCGTAGCTGCCGGTCTGGATGACGTTCGGGGAAATATCTCCGGAAGACGCTCCTAATAATATTATTTTTTTTACGTTCTCTTTTTCCGCGATCTTCGTTACCCATGCGCCGCAACTTATCCTGGGCGGCATCATATCCCAGTCGGGATGGCGGTCAAACGAAATTACGCTTATATCTTCGCTGAATTGATCTATCAGCAGACTTGCTACATGGTGGAAATCACCTGAACCAAGAAATGTTACGGAATGTTTTGCGGCGGGGTCGATAGATGCCCTTATCTGATTAAATGTTTTTTCATCCGAATATAACCGTGCAGCGGGT harbors:
- a CDS encoding EamA family transporter; translated protein: MAKKFAGIFLLKVIALIIIKDTIESFGDLFFKMGTLSTGISNVTMANVLEFASRVTSNPWLWVGVILYLANFFLWIALLSRVDLSIAFPMSSLTYIIVPFLAIAFLQEKVAPIRWAGILFIIIGVSLSGRAASNNKGGVT